In one Bacillus sp. PK3_68 genomic region, the following are encoded:
- a CDS encoding APC family permease, producing MDHLNSTTLKRTLSLKYVVFFGLAFMAPTTMFSTYGVAVNSTNGMMPTAYAIALVVMLFTAYSYAQLAKAFPNAGAAYTFTQKSINPHMGFIVGWTIIIDYVFSPMISSLLNGIALKALFPSIPMAVWIISFIIIITLVNILGIKLAAKFNTIMLLLQILVFVLFLILTIKGLLSGKGAGTLFLTLPFYDAGISVPALLSIVPILCFSFLGFDAVTTLSEETKNPTKTLPRAIYLITLIGGFMFISGSYFLQLIYPDFQSFKNPESAYLDIAIYVGGNIFTSIFVAIGLTAGFASAVASGTSASRILYAMGRENVLPKKIFGYLSPKYHTPVFNIVIIGAVALSALFLNLTTAISLINFGALFAFFFVNLSVIAHYFFREKQRSFKGTVQYLIIPLIGAALIGLLITKLDTHSLILGGIWLLIGFIYLLNLTKMFRQLPPELGFEEAQ from the coding sequence ATGGATCATTTAAACTCAACCACTCTTAAACGAACTCTTTCGTTAAAATATGTTGTGTTTTTTGGCTTAGCTTTTATGGCTCCAACGACTATGTTTTCAACTTATGGAGTGGCAGTAAACAGCACAAACGGTATGATGCCAACCGCTTATGCGATTGCTTTAGTGGTCATGTTATTTACCGCTTACAGCTATGCACAATTAGCGAAAGCGTTCCCAAATGCAGGAGCAGCTTATACGTTTACACAAAAATCTATAAACCCTCACATGGGGTTTATCGTGGGCTGGACCATCATCATTGATTATGTGTTTAGCCCGATGATTAGTTCTCTGCTTAATGGAATAGCATTAAAAGCATTGTTCCCCTCTATTCCAATGGCTGTCTGGATTATTTCATTTATTATCATTATTACGTTGGTTAACATCCTGGGTATTAAATTAGCGGCAAAATTTAATACCATCATGCTTCTCTTGCAAATTTTAGTATTTGTGCTGTTTCTTATTTTGACTATTAAAGGACTCCTTTCAGGAAAAGGAGCAGGGACATTGTTTTTAACCCTACCATTCTATGATGCTGGAATTAGCGTACCTGCTCTTCTATCCATCGTTCCTATTCTATGTTTTAGCTTTTTAGGCTTTGATGCCGTGACTACATTATCAGAGGAAACGAAGAATCCTACGAAAACATTGCCAAGGGCGATCTATTTGATTACGCTGATTGGCGGATTTATGTTCATTTCAGGCTCTTATTTTTTACAGCTCATTTATCCAGATTTTCAGTCTTTCAAAAATCCTGAATCTGCCTATTTAGACATTGCAATTTATGTTGGCGGGAACATTTTTACAAGTATCTTCGTAGCAATAGGGCTAACTGCTGGGTTTGCTTCAGCTGTTGCCTCTGGAACGAGTGCCTCTCGTATTTTATATGCGATGGGAAGGGAGAATGTATTGCCAAAAAAGATTTTTGGTTATCTGTCCCCAAAATACCACACGCCAGTATTCAATATTGTAATTATTGGCGCGGTTGCATTAAGTGCGCTTTTCTTAAATTTAACCACGGCCATATCACTTATTAATTTTGGAGCGTTGTTTGCCTTTTTCTTTGTGAATCTTTCGGTTATCGCTCATTATTTCTTCCGAGAGAAACAGAGATCTTTTAAAGGAACGGTTCAATATTTGATTATCCCGCTTATTGGGGCGGCGCTCATTGGACTATTGATAACAAAATTAGATACACATTCTCTAATACTAGGCGGAATATGGCTTCTAATTGGATTTATTTATCTATTAAACTTAACAAAAATGTTTCGACAGCTGCCTCCAGAGCTTGGCTTTGAAGAAGCTCAATAA
- a CDS encoding C45 family peptidase → MANDKKIRVEGTAYECGKQIGEQAEREIQCALKAYKQLFMDTNKTSWKEARERAAAYIPWIEKYDPFIMEEMKGISDGAKVELIDIVTLNARSEIMSAPDGCTSLAVVPPGTKNNKTLLAQNWDWMAAFKPSLIIVEIIQPNRPKVLMCTEAGIVGKIGMNDSGIGVCLNYLSTTEQAHGVPVHVILRGILNSQLFSQAVGQVSRLQRGTSANYLIATKEGEALDIESTCDDYDAIYLTDDTIVHSNHFYGPKHIKIKDLARLNFPDTHLRHGRGEKLLKKEHGKIDVETIKSLLSDHINYPDSICRHGETLSPLPGRPLPSDTVFSIVMNLSDGYFELAPGQPCETPFERHTFKRVNELKQPTVTHS, encoded by the coding sequence ATTGCAAACGATAAAAAAATCCGGGTAGAAGGCACTGCATACGAATGTGGCAAACAAATTGGTGAGCAAGCAGAAAGAGAAATACAATGCGCTTTAAAGGCTTATAAACAACTCTTTATGGACACAAATAAAACTAGTTGGAAGGAAGCAAGAGAGCGAGCAGCCGCCTATATTCCTTGGATTGAGAAGTATGATCCATTCATCATGGAAGAAATGAAAGGGATTAGCGACGGGGCGAAAGTTGAATTAATAGATATTGTTACGTTGAATGCACGAAGTGAAATTATGTCAGCACCTGATGGTTGTACTTCATTAGCAGTTGTTCCTCCGGGGACTAAAAACAACAAGACACTATTAGCACAAAATTGGGATTGGATGGCTGCTTTTAAGCCAAGTTTAATTATAGTAGAAATTATTCAGCCGAACCGCCCAAAGGTGTTAATGTGCACAGAAGCTGGCATTGTCGGCAAGATTGGCATGAATGATAGCGGCATTGGCGTATGCCTAAATTATCTAAGTACAACTGAACAAGCACATGGAGTGCCAGTTCATGTTATTTTACGGGGCATTTTAAATAGCCAACTATTTTCCCAAGCGGTTGGACAAGTGTCCCGTTTGCAAAGGGGAACATCCGCGAACTATTTAATCGCCACCAAAGAAGGGGAAGCGCTAGATATCGAAAGCACATGCGATGACTATGATGCTATTTATCTAACGGATGATACTATTGTTCACTCTAATCATTTTTACGGACCAAAGCATATTAAAATTAAAGATTTGGCAAGACTAAATTTCCCTGATACTCATTTACGCCATGGAAGGGGAGAGAAATTATTGAAAAAGGAGCATGGAAAGATTGATGTGGAAACGATAAAGTCACTTTTGTCAGATCATATCAATTATCCGGATTCTATCTGTAGACATGGAGAAACACTTAGCCCTTTACCTGGAAGACCATTGCCTTCTGATACTGTTTTTTCAATTGTTATGAATTTGTCCGATGGATACTTTGAATTAGCTCCGGGCCAACCATGTGAAACGCCTTTTGAAAGACACACATTTAAACGTGTTAATGAACTTAAACAGCCAACAGTTACACACTCATAA